One Paraburkholderia agricolaris genomic region harbors:
- a CDS encoding virulence factor, with protein sequence MSAFIATRPRRLGLAISVMLLAAVLSLVFMVRSNGVALQLSSTEELMKRLVVLPGLLAIAFFVLTTALVSQRAQASSTVPAATPVAATGTTRSFTAQVVGVEWLNPLQRRDYPTEWQLLWTLGLVKPNKNDDMVKADATKFTTLQAVASIADASSGRETLNGYYQKYIDQLLVLFGDPYVMNPKYFYTVKAEDRRKWRELAGMRVELAIPSGRLDPEEAKKYLRDQVVNAFEIGNRSATDLWSHDTPPDVHVTSGGPNAGFTSLNAALDYLQTRPQQSVWVMNWDAPSYPPKFRQINENLVLLILAGPEMKTEREPLAWIGRAATGNVKDFDAKAGTTRAVQAWKSTIEAAAQNAGKNLHDIQYIIHDAGKGSDAASERIGSLSRTLTENLPEFDYQKQTFNTAGLLGDMGAGSALTNVALAIARANHLGGSVLVTGTADQDHPVAVVVSAPSKLTPIVADQDWFRARGENNAYLPWWGRRHDTDYKQQGYSY encoded by the coding sequence ATGAGCGCATTTATCGCGACTCGACCGCGCCGCTTGGGTTTGGCGATCAGCGTCATGCTGCTTGCAGCCGTGCTGTCGTTAGTATTCATGGTTCGTTCGAACGGGGTAGCCCTACAACTTTCGAGTACCGAGGAATTGATGAAACGTCTGGTCGTGTTGCCTGGCCTACTGGCCATTGCCTTCTTTGTGTTGACCACCGCGCTGGTCAGTCAACGGGCGCAAGCAAGTTCCACGGTGCCAGCTGCCACGCCAGTCGCAGCAACCGGAACTACTCGCTCTTTTACCGCGCAAGTGGTCGGAGTCGAATGGCTGAACCCGCTGCAGCGACGCGACTATCCGACCGAATGGCAATTGCTGTGGACGCTTGGGCTTGTTAAACCCAACAAGAACGACGACATGGTGAAGGCCGACGCAACGAAGTTCACCACGCTTCAAGCGGTTGCTTCTATCGCTGACGCAAGTAGCGGCCGGGAAACACTGAACGGTTACTACCAGAAATACATCGACCAATTGCTGGTACTGTTTGGCGATCCCTATGTGATGAACCCCAAGTACTTTTATACCGTCAAAGCGGAGGATCGCAGGAAGTGGCGTGAACTGGCTGGCATGCGTGTGGAGTTGGCAATACCCAGCGGACGCCTTGATCCCGAAGAGGCAAAAAAGTACTTGCGCGATCAGGTCGTGAACGCATTTGAGATCGGGAACCGTTCGGCTACCGATTTGTGGAGCCACGATACACCTCCCGACGTACACGTCACATCCGGCGGCCCCAACGCAGGTTTCACGTCCTTAAACGCTGCACTCGACTATCTTCAGACTCGTCCTCAACAGAGCGTCTGGGTAATGAACTGGGACGCCCCGAGTTACCCGCCGAAGTTCCGGCAAATCAACGAGAACCTGGTCTTGCTGATTCTGGCCGGACCTGAAATGAAGACCGAGCGCGAACCACTCGCGTGGATCGGCCGGGCGGCAACGGGCAATGTGAAGGACTTTGACGCGAAGGCAGGCACAACGCGCGCTGTACAGGCATGGAAATCGACCATCGAGGCCGCAGCGCAAAACGCCGGCAAGAATCTGCATGATATTCAGTACATCATCCACGATGCAGGGAAAGGCTCGGATGCAGCGTCTGAACGTATCGGTTCACTGTCCCGTACGCTAACGGAAAACTTGCCTGAGTTCGACTATCAGAAACAGACGTTCAATACGGCGGGATTGCTAGGCGATATGGGCGCGGGGAGCGCGCTGACAAACGTGGCGCTGGCAATTGCACGCGCAAACCATCTCGGCGGCAGCGTACTTGTTACAGGGACGGCCGATCAAGACCATCCGGTTGCCGTTGTGGTATCAGCACCGTCAAAACTCACGCCCATCGTTGCGGATCAGGACTGGTTTCGCGCCCGTGGTGAGAACAACGCCTATCTTCCGTGGTGGGGGCGTCGTCATGACACGGACTATAAACAGCAAGGCTACTCGTACTAG
- a CDS encoding restriction endonuclease: protein MLMNSLSAAILNYSREIFHPMAIPDYQTYMLPLLRHLADGKEHSLRETEDALAEHFKLSATERAELLPSGQQGIFKNRVGWARTYLKKASLLDAPRRGVFKITERGIQTLASNPARIDVKYLERWPEFIEFRDTAKPPGESAPAADLPATKNTPEEAIELAYQGLREQLGLELLSRILSCSPTFFEQLVVELLVEMGYGGSRRDAGERVGQTGDGGIDGIIKEDRLGLDTIFIQAKRWQGTVGRPEIQKFVGALQGQRAKKGVFITTSTYTAEATEYASRIDTKVVLIDGKQLTELMIDFDVGVSGSASYIVKRIDSDYFEDA from the coding sequence ATGCTAATGAATTCATTGTCTGCAGCAATTCTCAACTATTCCCGAGAAATTTTTCATCCCATGGCCATCCCTGACTATCAGACTTACATGCTTCCTCTCCTTCGCCACTTGGCGGACGGAAAGGAGCACTCGCTTCGAGAGACTGAAGATGCACTCGCTGAGCATTTCAAGCTCTCCGCAACCGAGCGCGCAGAACTGTTGCCAAGTGGCCAACAGGGGATCTTCAAGAACCGTGTGGGCTGGGCACGAACGTACCTAAAGAAGGCGTCTCTTCTTGACGCTCCGCGACGTGGTGTCTTCAAGATCACCGAAAGGGGAATTCAGACGCTCGCATCTAATCCGGCCCGCATTGACGTGAAATATTTGGAGCGCTGGCCTGAATTTATCGAGTTTCGCGACACGGCAAAACCGCCCGGCGAATCAGCTCCGGCTGCCGACTTACCCGCTACAAAGAATACCCCGGAGGAAGCGATTGAACTTGCCTATCAGGGACTACGGGAACAACTTGGGCTGGAACTGTTGTCTCGGATACTTTCGTGCTCACCTACATTTTTTGAGCAACTTGTCGTTGAGTTGCTCGTGGAGATGGGCTACGGTGGGTCGCGCCGCGATGCCGGGGAAAGAGTGGGCCAGACCGGTGACGGAGGTATTGACGGAATTATCAAGGAAGATCGCTTAGGACTCGACACAATTTTTATCCAAGCGAAGCGTTGGCAAGGAACAGTTGGTCGTCCTGAGATCCAGAAGTTCGTGGGGGCACTTCAGGGGCAGCGTGCCAAGAAAGGTGTTTTCATCACGACCTCGACCTATACCGCGGAGGCGACAGAATACGCTTCACGGATCGATACGAAGGTGGTTTTGATCGATGGAAAGCAGCTCACCGAGCTTATGATTGACTTTGATGTCGGGGTCTCAGGCTCCGCATCGTATATCGTCAAGCGTATCGATTCGGATTACTTTGAGGATGCCTGA
- a CDS encoding PAAR domain-containing protein, with the protein MRGIIRVGDATSHGGRVTTGSAVSEVMGRPVARIGDMCICPIAGHQTCVIVEGDPNVNVDGKPAAFDGHKTSCGATLISSMPTSGIA; encoded by the coding sequence ATGCGCGGCATCATTCGTGTGGGAGACGCAACCAGTCATGGCGGCAGGGTGACGACCGGCAGCGCAGTGAGTGAGGTCATGGGCAGGCCAGTCGCACGAATCGGCGACATGTGTATATGTCCCATCGCGGGTCATCAGACCTGCGTGATTGTGGAAGGGGATCCAAACGTGAACGTCGACGGAAAACCTGCGGCCTTTGACGGACACAAGACATCGTGTGGTGCGACACTCATATCGTCGATGCCGACGTCGGGAATAGCGTAG
- a CDS encoding type VI secretion system Vgr family protein, whose protein sequence is MNSADLLRAFASPSLTQANRAFRLHWGSAQSSLEQVLIAHRIDISEGLCSGIVGHVTCLSTRADLPLNAFIGLPLSVQMVTDRGALHPICAIVTDARAGQSDGSLATYQLTMRDALSVLEGRTNTRIFRTLSVPDVIEKLLGEWQKKSPALARAFDFDLSSLDRAKYPVRETLLQFHESDADFIRRLCRRDGIAWFTAAGKRGAAPSSDGAGESPVHTLVLLDDPMKLPKSSAGTVRYHRDAATEARDSITLWSASRQLVPGNVQRASWDYKSATVAQASETSIVDQGEAGNDLAQLLRDAVIDVPHAGDSWSDYERVSKARMLAHELRSANVDGVSGVRDLAVGRWFELTGHPEVDTHPQEERQFIVTTLHHRGENSLPKTLNERAQALFEANRWRVEGPSKVAASASSAGQGRAASSADEEESRYENTFSCVRRGVPLTPAYDPRIDLPRVYPITALVVGPQGEEVYCDSLGRIKVQLQGLDPDDHAHAQGAGTSGTDKDSAFVRVSSSWAGTNYGHDTLPRIGMEVALDFLNGDPDKMFVTGVLHNGPNKPATFSHTGALPGNRFLSGVKTKEIKGARYNQLRFDDTAGEISSQLASEHTYSQLNLGYLTQPRDNGTGEARGEGAELRSDANVAIRSGKAMLISAWQRLNAKDGQLARDEYLQLMQECVELFKSLGDYAAQHQGVAMDTQPQTDLATAVKSWSDGKTSSGSGDASSQAVVGVTAPAGISMATPKTVATYAGGNVDTVAQNHLQLTGGQRVNVNAGQGVSLFAHQNGVSAIANLGKVRLQSQADDTQIDSAKNILLTAAGGKLSGMASDQVVLVTSGGAYLKLQGANIELGCPGSFTVKAAGHTWAGPASMSADMPKFDNAPLGRVPKLVRATDGQAVTGIDAEVQKAAGDVVKGQTDAAGKLSPISSDQFQQLAVKFFKKPT, encoded by the coding sequence GTGAATTCCGCCGACCTGCTCCGCGCCTTTGCCTCCCCGTCCCTGACGCAAGCCAATCGCGCCTTCCGCCTGCACTGGGGCTCAGCCCAGTCGAGCCTTGAGCAAGTGCTGATCGCGCATCGCATCGACATCAGCGAGGGCCTGTGCTCAGGCATTGTGGGTCACGTGACGTGTCTGTCGACGCGCGCGGACTTGCCGCTCAATGCGTTCATCGGCTTGCCGCTGTCGGTGCAGATGGTCACCGACCGTGGCGCCTTGCACCCGATCTGCGCGATCGTCACCGACGCGCGCGCGGGCCAGTCGGACGGGTCGCTGGCGACCTACCAGTTGACCATGCGCGATGCGTTATCGGTGCTGGAGGGGCGAACCAATACGCGCATCTTCCGCACGCTGAGTGTCCCCGATGTGATTGAGAAGCTGCTGGGCGAATGGCAGAAAAAGAGTCCGGCGCTCGCGCGCGCGTTCGATTTCGACCTGTCGTCGCTGGATCGCGCGAAGTATCCGGTGCGCGAGACGCTGTTGCAGTTTCACGAGTCGGACGCGGATTTCATCCGGCGGCTGTGCCGGCGCGATGGCATCGCGTGGTTCACGGCGGCGGGCAAGCGGGGCGCGGCCCCATCGTCCGACGGCGCCGGTGAGTCGCCGGTGCACACGCTGGTGCTGCTGGACGACCCGATGAAACTGCCGAAGTCGTCGGCCGGCACGGTGCGCTATCACCGCGACGCGGCCACCGAAGCGCGCGACTCGATCACGCTGTGGTCGGCCTCGCGTCAGCTCGTACCGGGCAACGTGCAGCGCGCGAGCTGGGACTACAAGAGCGCGACGGTGGCGCAGGCGTCGGAGACGAGCATCGTCGATCAGGGCGAAGCCGGCAACGACCTCGCGCAGCTGCTGCGCGATGCGGTCATCGACGTGCCGCACGCGGGCGATTCGTGGTCGGACTATGAGCGCGTCAGCAAGGCGCGCATGCTCGCCCATGAGTTGCGCTCGGCGAATGTCGATGGCGTGAGCGGCGTGCGGGATCTGGCTGTCGGCAGATGGTTCGAGTTGACCGGGCATCCGGAGGTGGATACCCATCCGCAGGAGGAGCGGCAGTTTATTGTCACCACGCTGCATCATCGTGGAGAGAATAGTCTGCCCAAAACGCTGAATGAGCGCGCGCAGGCGTTGTTTGAGGCGAATCGGTGGAGGGTGGAGGGGCCTTCGAAGGTGGCTGCTTCTGCATCGTCGGCTGGGCAGGGAAGGGCGGCGAGTAGTGCGGATGAGGAAGAGAGCCGCTATGAGAACACCTTCAGTTGCGTGAGGCGTGGTGTGCCGCTGACGCCGGCCTATGATCCGCGGATCGATTTGCCGCGGGTTTATCCGATTACCGCGCTGGTGGTCGGGCCGCAGGGCGAGGAGGTGTATTGCGATTCGCTTGGGCGGATCAAGGTGCAGCTTCAGGGCCTGGATCCGGATGATCATGCGCACGCGCAAGGGGCGGGTACGAGCGGGACGGATAAGGACAGCGCGTTTGTGCGGGTGAGCAGTAGTTGGGCTGGGACGAACTACGGGCACGATACGTTGCCGCGCATCGGGATGGAGGTCGCGCTGGATTTCCTGAATGGGGATCCGGACAAGATGTTTGTCACCGGTGTGCTGCACAACGGGCCGAATAAGCCGGCGACGTTTAGTCATACCGGGGCGTTGCCGGGGAATCGGTTTTTGTCGGGGGTGAAGACGAAGGAGATTAAGGGTGCCCGCTATAACCAGCTCCGCTTTGACGACACGGCAGGGGAGATCAGCAGCCAACTGGCGAGCGAGCATACCTACAGTCAGTTGAACCTCGGGTATTTAACGCAACCCCGCGATAACGGTACCGGCGAAGCGCGAGGCGAAGGCGCGGAATTGCGTAGTGACGCCAACGTCGCAATTCGCAGCGGCAAGGCGATGCTGATTTCGGCGTGGCAGCGGTTGAACGCGAAGGATGGGCAACTGGCGCGCGATGAGTACCTGCAGCTGATGCAGGAATGCGTCGAACTGTTCAAGAGTCTGGGCGACTACGCCGCGCAGCATCAGGGCGTCGCGATGGACACGCAGCCGCAGACCGATCTCGCGACTGCGGTGAAGTCCTGGAGTGACGGGAAGACATCGAGCGGCAGTGGTGATGCGTCGTCACAAGCCGTTGTCGGCGTGACTGCGCCAGCAGGGATCAGCATGGCGACGCCGAAGACCGTAGCGACTTATGCCGGCGGCAACGTGGATACCGTCGCACAGAACCATCTTCAACTGACTGGCGGCCAGCGCGTCAACGTCAACGCGGGCCAAGGCGTCTCGCTGTTCGCACATCAGAACGGCGTGTCGGCGATCGCGAATCTCGGCAAGGTGCGCCTACAGAGTCAGGCCGACGATACGCAGATTGATTCTGCGAAGAACATCCTGCTCACCGCTGCGGGTGGAAAGCTGTCAGGTATGGCAAGCGATCAGGTCGTGCTGGTCACTTCCGGCGGCGCGTATCTGAAGCTGCAAGGGGCAAATATCGAACTCGGCTGCCCAGGCAGTTTCACGGTCAAGGCCGCAGGTCATACGTGGGCGGGTCCGGCCAGTATGAGTGCCGACATGCCGAAGTTCGACAACGCGCCGCTTGGACGAGTACCGAAGCTTGTACGTGCGACCGATGGGCAGGCCGTGACAGGCATTGACGCAGAGGTACAGAAAGCCGCTGGCGACGTCGTCAAAGGTCAAACCGACGCGGCCGGCAAGCTATCGCCGATCAGCAGCGACCAGTTCCAGCAACTGGCCGTGAAATTCTTCAAAAAACCTACCTAA
- a CDS encoding tetratricopeptide repeat protein — MNLTSIKRKQLRVFALLPLIFLSFAACSMDDLPRNMSLKAFDPHRADFVCKHEADAVPPVDPEAEKWFEEGLSLTSPLLWPDKRDYKKAVELWTKAADRQHWKAMINLANAYAEGEGVDRDTEHAVQIVEAAMKLGIPAAFDLMGTYHMNGVGVKQDASRAYAFWELAADKGSPSAQAYIGSKLVGTYDDPKAGFWGNRKIALKMLECGVAQGNGDAAYALGVTLKGTRRELDEDNQRAVRVLQEGVKFGNADSANYLFSVFNNGDVMVNHVIDHARAERYNVLGDVLERNPDLRFPNLDKVLPLPPAPLPKWDGNKQTLIDAAKAVVPKVSALTEPASHSIAQLSGRAHIPEGFTLPAKPLIAVPAQYETTAAPVTGYWLAQLTHPRSERHTQWNTQQVALRYEKDELFDRTRPGLVPEDGRLLFHYVGEPIPQAIPASANTHPRVAQGLAREATFAEPAIQCRGTRACPSTGIWQGTVSADHPQAATFNQWYRQAYVLQGQPFPDPRDVHLSVEPNQITWVWWNQANHLGFGKIPQVSVGDQVLEA, encoded by the coding sequence ATGAATTTGACATCAATTAAGCGGAAACAGTTACGAGTCTTCGCGTTGTTGCCTCTCATATTCCTTTCTTTTGCTGCTTGCTCTATGGATGACCTGCCCCGCAACATGTCCCTGAAGGCCTTCGATCCGCATCGCGCCGATTTCGTGTGCAAGCACGAGGCAGATGCTGTTCCACCGGTCGATCCAGAGGCTGAGAAATGGTTTGAGGAAGGCCTGTCTTTAACCAGCCCACTGTTGTGGCCGGATAAGCGCGACTACAAGAAGGCTGTCGAACTTTGGACGAAGGCAGCAGATCGCCAGCACTGGAAGGCCATGATCAATTTGGCTAACGCATATGCCGAAGGTGAGGGAGTTGACCGCGACACTGAGCATGCGGTTCAGATTGTCGAAGCAGCTATGAAGTTAGGAATCCCGGCCGCCTTTGATTTGATGGGCACATATCATATGAACGGCGTGGGTGTGAAACAGGACGCGAGCCGTGCTTATGCTTTCTGGGAGTTGGCTGCTGACAAAGGCAGTCCGAGTGCGCAAGCATATATCGGTTCAAAGCTGGTAGGAACGTACGACGATCCTAAGGCCGGGTTCTGGGGGAACCGAAAAATAGCACTGAAGATGCTGGAATGCGGTGTTGCGCAAGGCAACGGTGACGCCGCGTACGCCCTCGGCGTTACCCTAAAAGGGACGCGCCGCGAATTGGACGAGGACAATCAGCGAGCAGTCAGAGTCCTTCAGGAGGGCGTCAAATTCGGTAACGCCGACAGCGCAAATTACCTGTTTTCCGTCTTTAACAACGGCGACGTCATGGTTAATCACGTGATCGACCACGCACGAGCGGAAAGATATAACGTGCTGGGCGACGTCCTTGAGCGCAATCCTGACCTCAGGTTCCCCAACCTCGATAAAGTGCTTCCTCTGCCGCCAGCGCCACTTCCTAAATGGGATGGAAATAAACAGACTCTAATTGATGCGGCTAAGGCAGTTGTGCCGAAGGTATCAGCGCTGACTGAGCCAGCATCACACTCTATCGCCCAACTGAGTGGCCGAGCTCATATTCCGGAGGGCTTCACTCTCCCCGCCAAGCCGTTGATCGCAGTCCCCGCTCAATATGAAACAACGGCCGCACCTGTGACCGGCTATTGGCTGGCGCAACTGACTCACCCTCGCAGCGAACGCCACACTCAATGGAATACCCAACAGGTTGCTTTGCGTTATGAAAAAGACGAGCTTTTCGATCGCACTCGCCCTGGACTTGTACCGGAAGACGGCCGGCTCCTGTTTCACTACGTGGGGGAACCGATACCGCAAGCGATTCCAGCGTCAGCGAACACACATCCTCGTGTGGCACAAGGATTAGCTCGCGAAGCGACATTTGCCGAACCGGCGATTCAATGTCGTGGCACGCGTGCCTGTCCGTCGACGGGTATCTGGCAAGGCACTGTTTCAGCCGATCATCCGCAAGCCGCGACCTTCAACCAATGGTATCGACAGGCTTATGTACTGCAGGGGCAGCCGTTCCCGGATCCACGCGACGTTCATCTCAGCGTTGAACCAAATCAGATCACTTGGGTTTGGTGGAACCAGGCCAACCATCTCGGCTTCGGAAAGATTCCGCAGGTGAGCGTGGGTGATCAGGTACTCGAAGCGTAA
- a CDS encoding T6SS effector phospholipase Tle3 domain-containing protein: MAFLNPDNRVQVGSCQGTTLFDTQNELIGVMQMPLPGIVIFVHGVNSDGEWFKASEEGLCAGLNRRMGRYDDQLFHFGPVAGQMSPASYIESLTADGFINPNMKPDTYINPDPSFSPVIHFRWGYKANKEELKRYGDKVMLNEQNYWGGGPFANGCSSLPDLWHEGLNDRLFLWITVQHLNSVNARKVYATPPRTYGVLAALRLAKLIESIRKKQADVPITVVCHSQGNMVGIAAAFLGDRLPEVTDPLGKSGRCVADSYVLANPPYSLVAELGTDNWAQRGVRDSSGNVGREIFEARKETLKEYFNILRARADLEMEAAELDQAMANSRPSKNGGKPYAAATDRAAHGLNNKTYGRVTLYCCPHDQVISATTVQGIGWRGLNQDEIEKTGGDGVFTQRVFASGFEVGGDQPSYGYWKDDWRKDKNQTQGFWFPPSPKARFALGRALHSNQSTGAKVMTAITSPVLYLFNFTSVPVNADPPRDWVVPVTAPKLDESTRFKPQAIRYGKVSEVKDGDDTSDFNEGYDPSAAARNADKTNLQDSDPYDSFKGTGALAAQGNEQTEAAQRYEDHAVLRMEARRTKNDGWLDEQGNVAGEDDPTKASADYTKWRDEQITEFLREGEENNPTNHSTIMTNPMHAEKALAYDVAVGLCYLSDADLHDLRLEADWRFVSGLSKDNPSVKFAEYFQYGKYQKVFLSDWVKTDADAKIPEKIHDQRDGGFFLKVGGYL; encoded by the coding sequence ATGGCGTTCCTGAATCCAGACAATCGAGTGCAAGTAGGATCGTGCCAGGGAACCACGCTCTTCGATACCCAGAACGAACTGATCGGCGTCATGCAAATGCCGCTGCCGGGTATCGTAATCTTCGTACACGGCGTGAACTCAGATGGCGAATGGTTTAAGGCGAGCGAAGAAGGGTTGTGTGCCGGACTGAATCGCCGGATGGGCCGCTATGACGACCAGTTGTTTCACTTCGGCCCCGTTGCGGGACAAATGTCACCGGCTAGCTACATCGAAAGCTTGACCGCCGACGGCTTCATCAATCCCAATATGAAGCCGGACACCTACATCAATCCCGATCCGTCGTTTTCACCGGTGATCCATTTCAGGTGGGGGTACAAGGCGAACAAGGAGGAACTGAAGCGGTACGGCGATAAGGTTATGCTCAATGAGCAGAACTATTGGGGAGGTGGCCCCTTCGCGAACGGCTGTTCGAGCCTTCCGGATCTGTGGCACGAAGGATTGAACGATCGGCTGTTTCTCTGGATCACCGTCCAGCATTTGAACTCAGTCAATGCCCGCAAGGTGTACGCTACGCCGCCCCGCACGTACGGGGTGCTCGCGGCACTGCGGCTGGCCAAACTGATCGAATCCATCCGGAAGAAACAGGCAGACGTGCCGATCACAGTGGTGTGTCACAGCCAGGGGAACATGGTGGGAATTGCCGCCGCTTTTCTGGGCGATCGCCTACCCGAAGTAACCGATCCACTTGGGAAGAGCGGTCGCTGTGTCGCGGATAGCTATGTCCTCGCCAATCCGCCATATAGTCTTGTCGCTGAATTGGGCACAGACAACTGGGCGCAACGCGGTGTTCGCGACTCGTCTGGCAATGTGGGGCGCGAGATATTCGAGGCTCGCAAAGAGACGTTGAAGGAGTATTTCAATATTCTGCGAGCGCGGGCAGATCTGGAGATGGAGGCGGCGGAACTCGACCAGGCTATGGCGAATTCACGTCCTTCGAAAAATGGCGGCAAACCGTACGCTGCAGCGACAGATCGTGCGGCACATGGATTGAACAACAAGACCTACGGGCGGGTGACGCTCTATTGCTGTCCTCACGATCAGGTCATTTCCGCAACGACGGTACAAGGGATCGGTTGGAGAGGATTGAATCAGGACGAGATCGAGAAGACCGGAGGAGATGGTGTGTTCACGCAGCGAGTGTTCGCCTCGGGTTTCGAGGTAGGCGGCGACCAACCCTCTTATGGCTATTGGAAAGATGACTGGCGCAAGGACAAGAACCAGACACAAGGGTTTTGGTTTCCGCCATCGCCGAAAGCGCGCTTTGCGCTGGGGCGCGCGCTGCATTCGAATCAATCGACCGGGGCCAAGGTGATGACAGCTATCACCAGTCCGGTTCTCTATCTCTTCAATTTTACTAGCGTGCCCGTAAATGCTGATCCGCCAAGGGATTGGGTCGTGCCAGTAACAGCACCCAAGCTTGATGAATCGACACGGTTCAAGCCGCAGGCGATTCGGTACGGAAAAGTGTCCGAAGTGAAAGACGGCGATGATACTAGCGATTTTAACGAGGGATACGACCCGTCTGCCGCTGCACGCAACGCGGATAAAACCAACCTTCAGGACAGTGACCCCTACGACAGCTTCAAAGGAACTGGCGCGCTAGCTGCGCAAGGCAACGAGCAAACCGAAGCGGCACAGAGGTATGAGGACCACGCGGTGTTGCGGATGGAAGCTCGACGGACCAAGAACGATGGATGGCTTGACGAACAGGGCAATGTGGCGGGTGAGGATGATCCGACCAAAGCATCCGCGGACTATACAAAATGGCGAGATGAACAGATAACGGAGTTCCTTCGCGAAGGCGAGGAAAACAATCCGACTAATCACTCGACGATCATGACTAACCCGATGCATGCGGAGAAAGCACTGGCATATGATGTGGCAGTTGGTCTGTGTTATCTGTCGGACGCCGATCTACATGATCTGCGCTTAGAAGCTGACTGGCGGTTCGTCAGCGGGTTGAGCAAAGACAATCCGAGCGTGAAATTTGCTGAGTATTTCCAGTATGGGAAATATCAGAAAGTCTTTCTGTCAGACTGGGTCAAGACGGACGCTGACGCGAAGATCCCTGAGAAGATCCATGACCAACGTGATGGTGGCTTCTTCTTGAAGGTGGGAGGCTATCTATGA
- a CDS encoding SymE family type I addiction module toxin, translating to MADANHKAVASVTQRILTISSQRRPRPMKTFAPDHVKFFPDLPPAPWIRLSGRWLEEAGFEISGRIRVDIQHGRLVITPT from the coding sequence ATGGCTGACGCCAATCATAAAGCAGTTGCATCCGTAACCCAACGCATCTTGACCATTTCGTCACAAAGACGCCCACGGCCGATGAAAACGTTCGCGCCGGATCATGTCAAATTTTTTCCAGATTTGCCGCCCGCGCCTTGGATTCGGCTTTCGGGGAGGTGGTTGGAGGAGGCGGGGTTTGAGATTAGTGGGAGGATTCGGGTAGATATACAGCACGGCAGGTTGGTTATTACGCCCACTTAA
- a CDS encoding pentapeptide repeat-containing protein, giving the protein MSSQEIILKHDMWRKGVGGAPAGLSGQSDSSSYSGLDLGLAQFVGSTFSGSSFTGISFKQAVWTNCQFTNCTFSTCDFSNIAITDCTFDHCTLEEAQFKDSTLGKVRFNQCSWNGINFDHGQWSDVQVLGCTGTTVEAHGLKGERVDFTGSYFEHLEFEDTLLNVGN; this is encoded by the coding sequence ATGAGTTCTCAAGAAATAATTCTTAAGCACGATATGTGGCGCAAGGGTGTTGGCGGGGCGCCAGCCGGACTTTCTGGGCAGTCCGATAGCTCGTCCTATAGCGGCCTGGATCTGGGGCTAGCGCAGTTCGTCGGCAGTACGTTTTCGGGTAGCAGTTTCACTGGCATTTCGTTCAAGCAGGCTGTGTGGACGAATTGCCAGTTCACCAACTGCACGTTCAGCACTTGCGATTTCTCAAACATAGCGATTACTGATTGCACTTTCGACCACTGCACGTTGGAAGAAGCGCAGTTTAAGGACAGTACGCTGGGGAAGGTCCGATTCAACCAGTGCAGTTGGAACGGCATCAACTTCGATCATGGACAATGGAGCGACGTCCAAGTGCTCGGCTGCACCGGCACTACCGTAGAAGCCCACGGCTTGAAAGGCGAGCGTGTGGACTTTACAGGTAGCTATTTCGAGCATCTTGAGTTTGAAGACACGTTGCTCAACGTCGGTAACTGA